TAGAGGATAGAGGAGCAGCCGAACGTGGCCATCCTCGACGTCGCGATGCCCCGGCTACGTCGCGAGCGCCATCGCGACGCAGGTGCCGAAGACGGCCGTCCTGATGCTGAACATGCATGCCGACGACACGTGGATTCGCCGTTCGCTGCAAGCGGGCGCGTGCGGGTATCTTCTGAAGGACTCCGATACGGGGGATCTCATCGGGGCCGTCGAGGCAAGACGAACCGGCAGATCGCCGAAGCGCTGAACATCCGCCCGACGACCGTCGAAACCCACCGGGCACGGATCCTTCACGAGCTGAACCTGCACAGCACGACCGAGCTCGTGCTCTGGGCCGTCCGACACCGCGTCGTCGGGTAGTGAAAGCCGTACCCGCGGCACCGGCCGCGCCGGCGGTTCACCATCGATGGAGACACACCGGGCCCCCGAAGGGGCCCGATGTGTCCGTGTGGAGTGGAACGGTTCTAGTAGTCGAACCGCACCGTCAACCCGAAGTTGAACGGGTTGGTCGACTGGTCGAACTGGCCGGTCGTCGTGCTGGTGTTCCCCGTGGTGCTGAACGTGTAGGACGCCGCGAGCCGCTGGAACTGGACCTGGTTCCACAGGTTGTAGAACTGGGCCTGAACGCGCACGCTGCCGCCGCGGCCGATCTGCACCGGAATGCGGCGCGCGAGCGTGAAGTCCCAGTTCTGCCAGCCGGG
This portion of the Acidobacteriota bacterium genome encodes:
- a CDS encoding response regulator transcription factor, which produces MAILDVAMPRLRRERHRDAGAEDGRPDAEHACRRHVDSPFAASGRVRVSSEGLRYGGSHRGRRGKTNRQIAEALNIRPTTVETHRARILHELNLHSTTELVLWAVRHRVVG